In Balearica regulorum gibbericeps isolate bBalReg1 chromosome 14, bBalReg1.pri, whole genome shotgun sequence, one genomic interval encodes:
- the SPRY4 gene encoding protein sprouty homolog 4 — MEPRVPHNITVVPNSVMVQPLLDSRIPYGRLQHPLTILPIDQMKTTHIENDYTDNPTASQLAAQKRPRGPHELVLTNQHLQRCEQDVTHPWISFSGRPSSISSSSSTSSDQRLLDHMAPAPVAEQSSPRAVRIQPKVINCKPLDLKGPVSQELDKHFLLCEACGKCKCKECALPRTLPSCWVCNQECLCSAQNLVNYSTCMCLVKGVFYHCTNEDDEGTCADHPCSCSHSNCCARWSFMSALSLVLPCLLCYLPATGCVKLSQRCYDQVSRPGCRCKNTNSVICKALPESKGSRPEKPF, encoded by the coding sequence ATGGAGCCCCGGGTTCCCCACAACATCACCGTTGTCCCCAACTCTGTGATGGTCCAGCCCTTGCTGGACAGTCGGATCCCCTATGGGCGGCTGCAGCATCCGCTCACCATCCTGCCGATTGACCAAATGAAGACAACTCACATAGAGAACGATTACACCGACAACCCCACCGCTTCCcagcttgcagcccagaagcgTCCCAGAGGCCCCCATGAACTGGTCCTGACCAACCAGCACCTGCAGCGCTGTGAGCAGGATGTCACCCACCCCTGGATTTCGTTCAGCGGGCGCCCCAGctccatcagcagcagcagcagcacatcttCAGACCAAAGGCTCTTGGACCACATGGCCCCGGCACCCGTGGCGGAACAGTCCTCCCCCAGAGCGGTTCGCATCCAGCCCAAGGTGATTAACTGCAAACCCCTGGACCTGAAGGGACCTGTGTCTCAGGAACTGGACAAGCACTTTCTACTGTGCGAAGCCTGTGGGAAATGCAAGTGTAAGGAGTGCGCGCTGCCCCGGACGCTGCCTTCGTGCTGGGTGTGCAACCAAGAGTGCCTCTGCTCGGCACAGAACCTGGTCAACTACTCCACCTGCATGTGTCTCGTCAAGGGTGTCTTCTACCACTGCACCAACGAGGACGATGAGGGCACGTGTGCCGACCacccctgctcctgctcccactCAAACTGCTGTGCCCGCTGGTCCTTCATGAGTGCCCTCTCCCTGGTGCTCCCTTGCTTGCTCTGCTACCTGCCAGCCACCGGCTGCGTCAAGCTGTCCCAGAGATGCTACGACCAAGTGAGCCGGCCCGGATGCAGATGCAAAAACACAAACAGTGTCATTTGCAAGGCGTTGCCGGAGAGCAAAGGAAGCAGGCCAGAAAAGCCCTTTTGA